From a region of the Halolamina sp. CBA1230 genome:
- a CDS encoding thiamine-binding protein, with translation MTVFGMLRVTPVTDEDITEEVAGAIEALEEHDVEYETNPMSTVIEAEDVDALLAAVGAAHQAVPGDHVETLLQIDDRRDETMRACRKTEKVEAELGREARSDRE, from the coding sequence ATGACCGTGTTCGGCATGCTCCGTGTCACGCCCGTCACCGACGAGGACATCACCGAGGAAGTCGCCGGCGCCATCGAGGCACTGGAGGAACACGACGTCGAGTACGAAACGAACCCCATGTCGACCGTGATCGAGGCCGAGGACGTCGACGCCCTGCTGGCGGCCGTCGGTGCCGCCCACCAGGCGGTTCCGGGCGACCATGTCGAGACGCTGCTGCAGATCGACGACCGCCGCGACGAGACGATGCGCGCCTGCCGAAAGACCGAAAAAGTCGAAGCGGAACTCGGCCGCGAGGCCAGAAGCGACCGCGAGTAG
- a CDS encoding thiamine ABC transporter substrate binding subunit translates to MKRRQYLAATGALGLAGCLSSPDAGGSGTLTVATYSSFVDAPSSSPGPWLKEEFERRYPDATLEWVTPENGINRYVQQANSGATVDADAYVGLKVPELVRVDRETDGDLFAAPDVSALSNWEHVTARQFDERNRVLPVFSGYCSFVYDGRDVDGFEGLEALTTDAYAGNVLLQNPQTDNTGLYVLLWTIKEFGEDGYLDYWRDLFDNGARVLDAWDSVYAAFGEGEVDVISSFSNDRVYAKRSGADLDGHRIAFPGGHGYTNLSGMAAFAGSADDRLTETFFDFMLSPAAQGKLAELNVSNPVTDNAEVPDVFDEYARTPPEPLLFSYDELRGNLEGWLTDWGRMAAEQ, encoded by the coding sequence GTGAAACGACGACAGTATCTCGCGGCGACGGGTGCGCTGGGGCTCGCTGGCTGCCTGAGCAGCCCCGATGCCGGGGGGTCGGGAACGCTGACGGTCGCGACGTACAGCTCCTTCGTCGACGCGCCGTCGAGCAGTCCCGGCCCGTGGCTGAAAGAGGAGTTCGAACGTCGGTACCCCGACGCCACGCTCGAGTGGGTCACCCCCGAGAACGGTATCAATCGCTACGTCCAGCAGGCCAACAGCGGGGCGACCGTCGACGCTGACGCCTACGTGGGGCTGAAAGTGCCCGAACTGGTCCGGGTCGACCGGGAAACCGACGGCGACCTGTTCGCGGCGCCGGACGTGAGCGCGCTCTCGAACTGGGAGCACGTCACCGCCCGACAGTTCGACGAACGGAACCGCGTGCTGCCGGTGTTCTCGGGCTACTGCAGCTTCGTCTACGACGGCCGCGACGTGGACGGGTTCGAGGGGCTCGAGGCACTGACGACCGACGCCTACGCGGGGAACGTGCTGCTCCAGAACCCCCAGACCGACAACACCGGGCTGTACGTGTTGCTGTGGACGATCAAGGAGTTCGGCGAGGACGGCTACCTCGACTACTGGCGGGACCTGTTCGACAACGGCGCCAGGGTGCTCGACGCCTGGGACAGCGTCTACGCCGCCTTCGGCGAGGGTGAGGTCGACGTGATCAGCTCGTTCTCGAACGACCGAGTGTACGCGAAGCGCAGCGGTGCCGATTTGGACGGCCACCGGATCGCGTTCCCCGGCGGCCACGGCTACACCAACCTCAGCGGGATGGCCGCCTTCGCCGGCTCGGCGGACGACCGGCTGACCGAGACGTTCTTCGATTTCATGCTCAGCCCCGCGGCACAGGGAAAACTCGCGGAACTCAACGTCTCCAACCCCGTAACCGACAACGCCGAGGTGCCCGACGTGTTCGACGAGTACGCACGGACGCCGCCGGAGCCGCTGCTGTTCAGCTACGACGAACTGCGGGGGAACCTGGAGGGCTGGCTGACGGACTGGGGCCGGATGGCGGCCGAGCAGTAG
- a CDS encoding asparagine synthase-related protein, whose amino-acid sequence MSGEDPSRERRLVADGWRRIGTATARGTVVTDGEPRHPAAVFDGCRDATEVRTVAAESTGFFAAVVRLPDATALICDTARSVPLYFSNAGISDVGTELAAADPAAYDPVAASEFALTRYVTGGETLRPEVRGVCAGEMVVLPDDGSGIERTQHSRYRPTAETGDPAVGVERGDLLDRFGGVVGNVFDRVVAVADGRPVAVPLSGGWDSRLIATELVDRGVEVVAFTFGAAGHADVEVSRDVADALGVEWHWVEYTTERWRDWYHSDARRAYHDYAFGFDSLPFLAEWPAVDELTESEALPEDALVCPGHTVATPSERVPAAWVGDDTVTREDVVGHVFDSHYALWDWDDPELRERFAARIAEVAGLDSAGGERGDTAPLGGDEAAAAYEQWEWATRMSTFTNADCRLYEWFGYDWWLPLWDPEYVELWGSLPLSVRHDKSLQRCYARKRFAEVAGVDDATAARTDRDWTPFDQLRRRFDRAPERTHPDYSGEKGFEAWLGGQAVPPAAMESRGNYPLRWYGVFPEDAEALFAPARSLYALRTLRELGHVSFDPPRADVSISGMLSLPPV is encoded by the coding sequence ATGAGCGGTGAGGATCCGAGCCGGGAGCGCCGCCTCGTCGCCGACGGCTGGCGTCGGATCGGAACCGCGACGGCACGCGGGACGGTCGTCACTGACGGCGAACCGCGTCATCCAGCCGCGGTGTTCGACGGCTGCCGGGACGCTACCGAGGTCCGCACAGTGGCGGCGGAGTCGACGGGGTTTTTCGCCGCCGTGGTCCGCCTGCCCGACGCGACGGCGCTGATCTGTGACACCGCCCGGAGCGTTCCACTGTACTTCTCGAACGCGGGGATCAGCGACGTGGGTACCGAACTCGCGGCTGCCGACCCGGCGGCTTACGATCCGGTCGCTGCGAGTGAGTTCGCGCTCACGCGGTACGTGACCGGGGGGGAGACGCTCCGTCCCGAGGTGCGCGGCGTCTGCGCCGGCGAGATGGTTGTGCTGCCGGACGACGGCTCGGGGATCGAACGAACACAGCACAGCCGTTACCGACCGACCGCCGAAACCGGTGACCCCGCCGTCGGGGTGGAACGCGGCGACCTTCTCGATCGGTTCGGTGGCGTTGTCGGGAACGTGTTCGACCGCGTCGTCGCCGTCGCCGACGGCCGCCCGGTCGCCGTCCCGCTCAGCGGTGGGTGGGACTCACGGCTAATCGCCACCGAACTGGTCGACCGTGGCGTCGAGGTGGTGGCGTTCACCTTCGGCGCCGCCGGCCACGCCGACGTTGAAGTGAGCCGCGACGTGGCCGACGCACTCGGCGTCGAGTGGCACTGGGTCGAGTACACCACCGAGCGATGGCGGGACTGGTACCACTCCGACGCCCGACGGGCGTACCACGACTACGCGTTCGGTTTCGACTCGCTACCGTTCCTCGCGGAGTGGCCCGCGGTGGACGAACTCACCGAGTCGGAAGCGCTCCCCGAGGACGCGCTGGTCTGTCCGGGGCACACGGTCGCCACGCCGAGTGAACGCGTGCCGGCGGCGTGGGTCGGCGACGATACCGTCACCCGTGAGGACGTTGTCGGTCACGTGTTCGACAGCCACTACGCGCTCTGGGACTGGGACGATCCGGAGCTCCGGGAGCGATTCGCCGCCCGGATCGCCGAGGTCGCGGGGCTCGACAGCGCCGGCGGCGAGCGTGGCGACACAGCACCGTTGGGGGGCGACGAGGCCGCAGCGGCCTACGAGCAGTGGGAGTGGGCTACGAGGATGTCGACGTTCACCAACGCTGACTGTCGACTCTACGAGTGGTTCGGCTACGACTGGTGGCTGCCGCTGTGGGACCCCGAATACGTCGAACTCTGGGGCTCGCTGCCGCTGTCGGTGCGTCACGACAAGTCGCTCCAGCGGTGCTACGCCCGCAAACGGTTCGCCGAGGTGGCAGGCGTCGACGACGCGACCGCGGCGCGGACCGACCGCGACTGGACGCCCTTCGACCAGCTCCGGCGGCGGTTCGACCGGGCCCCCGAGCGTACTCACCCGGATTACTCGGGGGAGAAGGGGTTCGAAGCGTGGCTCGGCGGACAGGCCGTCCCGCCCGCGGCAATGGAGTCCCGCGGGAACTACCCGTTGCGCTGGTACGGTGTCTTCCCCGAGGACGCCGAGGCGCTCTTCGCACCGGCGCGGAGCCTCTACGCACTCCGGACGCTCCGTGAACTCGGTCACGTCTCGTTCGACCCGCCGCGGGCCGACGTGTCGATCTCGGGGATGCTGTCGCTCCCGCCCGTTTGA